One Nocardioidaceae bacterium SCSIO 66511 genomic window carries:
- a CDS encoding ABC transporter permease: MSIDEAVNERTYADYSRPLLWRVLLTREFAVIALLVIVYFYAYGNVANFDGPLTLYYLFLDIAPILLIALPMTLVIITGEIDLSVASIMGLTSVMLGIFYHDFDLPMIVAFVLAIAVGTLCGAFNGFLVAYVGLPSLAVTIGSLALFRGIAVGLLGTEAITDFDEKWTDLATERIGGDSSYPVILIAFVVLAIAFAILLHFSTFGRGVYEIGLNDQAARFTGVNVERTKFWLFLLAGAVSAFAGVFYTLRYGSARGDNAEYYELQVIAAVLLGGVSIFGGRGALHGVIAGVLLIGVVSSAMRLENVSTNFTNIVIGGLLVLSVISGSLLSWVSGLRARRSRTGQGASAPGGKPSGE; encoded by the coding sequence ATGTCGATCGACGAGGCCGTCAACGAGCGTACGTACGCCGACTACTCGCGCCCGCTGCTGTGGCGCGTGCTGCTGACCCGTGAGTTCGCAGTCATCGCCCTGCTGGTGATCGTCTACTTCTACGCGTACGGTAACGTCGCGAACTTCGACGGACCGCTCACGCTGTACTACCTGTTCCTCGACATTGCGCCGATCCTGTTGATCGCGCTGCCGATGACGTTGGTGATCATCACCGGCGAGATCGACCTGTCGGTGGCGAGCATCATGGGTCTCACCAGCGTCATGCTCGGCATCTTCTACCACGACTTCGACCTGCCGATGATCGTCGCGTTCGTCCTCGCGATCGCCGTCGGAACCCTGTGCGGTGCATTCAACGGCTTCCTGGTCGCGTACGTCGGGCTGCCGTCGCTTGCCGTGACGATCGGCAGCCTGGCGCTGTTCCGCGGTATCGCAGTCGGGCTGCTCGGCACCGAGGCGATCACCGACTTCGACGAGAAGTGGACCGACCTGGCCACCGAACGCATCGGCGGCGACAGCAGCTATCCGGTCATCCTGATCGCCTTCGTCGTCCTCGCAATCGCGTTCGCGATCCTGTTGCACTTCTCGACCTTCGGCCGCGGCGTCTACGAGATCGGGCTGAACGATCAGGCCGCTCGGTTCACCGGCGTCAACGTGGAGCGTACGAAGTTCTGGCTGTTCCTGCTCGCCGGTGCGGTTTCGGCGTTCGCCGGTGTCTTCTACACGCTGCGCTACGGCAGTGCTCGCGGCGACAACGCCGAGTACTACGAGCTGCAGGTGATCGCTGCGGTCCTGCTCGGCGGGGTCTCGATCTTCGGCGGACGCGGAGCGCTGCACGGCGTGATCGCGGGCGTACTCCTGATCGGCGTCGTCTCCAGCGCGATGCGTTTGGAGAACGTCTCGACCAACTTCACCAACATCGTGATCGGTGGGCTCCTCGTGCTCTCCGTCATCTCCGGAAGCCTGCTCTCCTGGGTTTCTGGGCTCCGGGCGAGGCGTTCGCGTACCGGCCAAGGGGCATCCGCACCCGGCGGGAAGCCGTCCGGCGAGTAA